A genomic stretch from Trueperaceae bacterium includes:
- a CDS encoding DUF2892 domain-containing protein, which produces MTVNMGTMDRVIRAVLGGAAIVVVALGLLAAPWNWVLVGLAVVLLATAALGFCPVYALFGARTNGPGRAAGSRA; this is translated from the coding sequence ATGACGGTCAACATGGGCACCATGGACCGCGTCATCCGTGCGGTCCTCGGCGGCGCGGCGATCGTCGTCGTGGCGCTCGGGCTCCTGGCGGCGCCCTGGAACTGGGTGCTCGTCGGGCTCGCCGTGGTCCTGCTGGCGACGGCGGCGCTGGGATTCTGCCCGGTCTACGCCCTCTTCGGCGCCCGCACCAACGGTCCAGGGCGCGCGGCCGGCAGCAGGGCCTGA